Proteins encoded within one genomic window of Triticum aestivum cultivar Chinese Spring chromosome 2D, IWGSC CS RefSeq v2.1, whole genome shotgun sequence:
- the LOC123049933 gene encoding probable ubiquitin-conjugating enzyme E2 23 isoform X1: MDAVATASPSVYSLDLVSFGRGVLDRGLVFLDTRISLPVDTFEILRIDDSIVHKSAGDIRVIDRSHLHPGQVVGSASDVGGQIGIVTGVTTVLDLVDFDKSGMATKVLKGVSPSSLRRVRSLNLGDFVVSGPWLGRVVEVSIDVDVLFDDGAVCRIIDAESKKLKRVDDDMDSNRMYRQQMNSHFYPGVRVTAPDPCSLFKAALWLNGYWNLDRIGGTVIKVKTSTVLVCWIASMHCGTDKGLIDASAPPAYQNADDLTFFCAASNCCWGVADACFFREPSSTKIGDANGDAACAHDQDDNEEEEEEEEEEEEEGEDVTDDEYEEPAAHVLPSTRQTDVWFYQKQLRKVFFQGHRRARRPQVRRHVEVEFPMVVAKTHTSVDVLWQDGTRQHGRRSTTVIPFGIVNEHEFFPGEQVVSNILPIDAAGDHNSMASTIANNHIVDDGIRSTMRVGVVRSMHSKDQTVQASWFKASVRPDKAREVECDDTVSAYDLKRDYDHSAYYGDIVIRLLPSRSPNGRRAPLRGNTDLSWVGRVIDVPSGYVQVKWGDGNISMVLPNEILVIREEHYMDLWTEMGHWVEDDGVDDAPEEPAAANMDNGLRHPARDSDVEGGNQPATRTSLLSFAFQSLLQLTSDMVARGKGYLMNQWVTRSSSPSTELAVAATETTNVAVARNVVELNGDCHNFAERTKAAGATSCCNKSLCFPRFDVLQITPPDHHYLDTTDEGMQGGSRGKNWAKAVQKEWKILENGLPESIYVRAFEDRMDLLRLVMVGASGTPYNHGLFFFDLQLPPSYPIAPPQVYYHSFGLRLNPNLYESGTVCLSLLGTFDGEGTELWSPATSSLLQIVVSIQGLVLNAQPYYNEAGYETLVGKPEGHRNALPYSENAYLLTLRTMLHLLRQPPQGFEKFVKEHFHCRGRFVLRTCNVWLQGCVVDDAHATESSRERPCSAGLRLALANVVPSLIAAFTEIGAEGCN; encoded by the exons ATGGACGCCGTGGCGACGGCATCTCCCAGTGTTTACTCGCTAGACCTCGTGAGTTTCGGGCGCGGGGTCCTCGACCGTGGCCTTGTTTTCCTGGACACCAGGATCTCTCTCCCGGTCGACACGTTCGAGATCCTCCGCATCGATGACTCTATCGTGCATAAGAGCGCCGGCGACATCAGGGTGATCGACAGGAGCCACCTGCACCCCGGCCAGGTGGTCGGATCGGCGTCCGACGTCGGCGGCCAGATCGGCATCGTCACCGGCGTTACCACCGTGCTCGACCTGGTCGACTTCGACAAGAGCGGTATGGCGACAAAGGTCCTCAAGGGCGTGTCCCCGTCTAGCCTGCGGCGTGTCAGGAGCCTGAACCTTGGCGACTTCGTCGTGTCCGGGCCGTGGCTCGGCCGGGTCGTGGAGGTGTCAATCGACGTCGATGTGCTGTTCGATGACGGAGCGGTCTGCAGAATCATCGACGCCGAGTCCAAGAAGCTGAAAAGAGTGGATGACGACATGGACAGCAACCGCATGTATCGCCAACAAATGAATAGTCACTTCTACCCGGGTGTCCGCGTCACCGCACCAGACCCTTGTTCCCTCTTCAAGGCGGCATTGTGGCTTAATGGCTACTGGAATCTTGACCGTATAGGAGGCACCGTCATCAAGGTGAAGACGTCTACCGTTCTCGTCTGCTGGATTGCATCGATGCATTGTGGCACAGACAAGGGGCTCATCGATGCATCCGCTCCTCCAGCCTACCAGAATGCGGATGATCTTACGTTCTTCTGTGCCGCATCCAATTGTTGTTGGGGGGTAGCTGATGCCTGCTTTTTTCGTGAACCTAGTTCCACCAAAATCGGCGATGCTAATGGGGATGCAGCTTGTGCTCATGATCAAGacgacaatgaggaggaggaggaggaggaggaggaggaggaggaggagggggaggatgtGACTGATGATGAGTATGAAGAACCAGCTGCTCATGTGTTACCGTCCACGAGGCAGACAGATGTGTGGTTTTATCAGAAACAATTGAGGAAGGTCTTCTTTCAGGGGCACAGACGGGCGAGACGCCCACAAGTCAGGAGGCATGTTGAGGTGGAGTTTCCCATGGTTGTTGCCAAGACCCACACCTCTGTCGACGTGTTGTGGCAGGACGGCACGCGACAACATGGTAGACGTTCAACGACAGTCATCCCCTTTGGTATAGTAAATGAGCACGAGTTCTTCCCAGGGGAGCAAGTCGTTAGCAATATTCTTCCAATTGATGCTGCTGGCGACCATAATAGCATGGCATCTACTATTGCCAACAATCACATTGTTGATGATGGAATTAGATCCACAATGCGTGTGGGCGTCGTCAGGAGCATGCATTCCAAGGACCAGACGGTTCAAGCGTCGTGGTTCAAGGCATCAGTGCGCCCTGACAAGGCTAGGGAGGTCGAGTGCGATGATACCGTGAGCGCGTATGACCTGAAAAGGGACTATGACCACTCTGCTTACTATGGAGATATTGTCATTCGCCTCCTACCATCAAGATCACCCAATGGCAGAAGGGCACCTTTACGCGGCAACACCGATCTTTCATGGGTGGGACGTGTTATTGACGTTCCTAGTGGGTACGTTCAAGTCAAATGGGGTGATGGTAACATATCAATG GTATTGCCCAATGAGATCCTTGTCATCAGGGAGGAGCACTACATGGATCTATGGACTGAAATGGGCCATTGGGTAGAGGacgatggtgtcgacgatgcaccAGAAGAACCGGCTGCTGCGAACATG GACAATGGTCTACGTCATCCAGCCAGGGATAGCGACGTCGAAGGCGGCAACCAGCCAGCAACGAGGACCAGTCTTTTGAGCTTTGCATTTCAGTCTTTGCTCCAATTGACCAGTGACATGGTGGCTCGAGGCAAGGGATACCTGATGAACCAGTGGGTAACACGATCGTCATCACCAAGCACGGAGTTAGCAGTGGCCGCAACGGAGACCACCAATGTTGCCGTGGCCAGGAATGTTGTGGAGCTGAATGGCGACTGCCACAATTTTGCCGAGCGGACGAAGGCTGCAGGCGCTACCAGTTGTTGCAACAAATCATTATGCTTTCCCCGTTTCGATGTACTGCAGATCACCCCTCCGGATCACCACTACCTTGACACTACGGATGAG GGAATGCAGGGCGGTAGTCGTGGGAAGAATTGGGCCAAAGCAGTGCAAAAGGAATGGAAAATTTTAGAGAACGGCTTACCAG AAAGCATCTATGTGCGAGCGTTCGAAGACCGCATGGATCTACTCCGGTTGGTGATGGTCGGTGCGAGCGGAACACCGTACAATCACGGGCTATTTTTCTTCGACTTGCAGCTGCCACCGTCCTACCCGATTGCGCCACCGCAAGTGTACTACCACTCTTTCGGTCTGCGCCTCAATCCCAACCTCTATGAGTCTGGTACCGTGTGTCTTAGCCTGCTGGGCACATTTGACGGTGAGGGCACCGAGTTATGGTCGCCGGCAACGTCGAGCCTCCTCCAAATCGTTGTCTCCATCCAGGGTCTCGTCCTCAACGCCCAACCATACTACAACGAGGCAGGATATGAGACCCTAGTCGGCAAACCGGAGGGCCATCGCAATGCATTGCCCTACAGTGAGAATGCTTACCTGCTCACCCTTCGAACCATGCTCCACCTTTTGCGTCAGCCACCTCAGGGTTTTGAGAAATTCGTCAAGGAACACTTCCACTGCCGCGGAAGGTTTGTGCTCAGGACATGCAACGTGTGGTTGCAGGGatgtgttgttgatgatgcccatgcCACTGAATCAAGTAGGGAGCGACCATGCTCTGCCGGGTTAAGGCTTGCACTTGCCAATGTGGTGCCGAGCCTCATCGCCGCCTTCACAGAGATTGGCGCCGAGGGGTGCAACTAG
- the LOC123049933 gene encoding probable ubiquitin-conjugating enzyme E2 23 isoform X2 gives MDAVATASPSVYSLDLVSFGRGVLDRGLVFLDTRISLPVDTFEILRIDDSIVHKSAGDIRVIDRSHLHPGQVVGSASDVGGQIGIVTGVTTVLDLVDFDKSGMATKVLKGVSPSSLRRVRSLNLGDFVVSGPWLGRVVEVSIDVDVLFDDGAVCRIIDAESKKLKRVDDDMDSNRMYRQQMNSHFYPGVRVTAPDPCSLFKAALWLNGYWNLDRIGGTVIKVKTSTVLVCWIASMHCGTDKGLIDASAPPAYQNADDLTFFCAASNCCWGVADACFFREPSSTKIGDANGDAACAHDQDDNEEEEEEEEEEEEEGEDVTDDEYEEPAAHVLPSTRQTDVWFYQKQLRKVFFQGHRRARRPQVRRHVEVEFPMVVAKTHTSVDVLWQDGTRQHGRRSTTVIPFGIVNEHEFFPGEQVVSNILPIDAAGDHNSMASTIANNHIVDDGIRSTMRVGVVRSMHSKDQTVQASWFKASVRPDKAREVECDDTVSAYDLKRDYDHSAYYGDIVIRLLPSRSPNGRRAPLRGNTDLSWVGRVIDVPSGYVQVKWGDGNISMVLPNEILVIREEHYMDLWTEMGHWVEDDGVDDAPEEPAAANMDNGLRHPARDSDVEGGNQPATRTSLLSFAFQSLLQLTSDMVARGKGYLMNQWVTRSSSPSTELAVAATETTNVAVARNVVELNGDCHNFAERTKAAGATSCCNKSLCFPRFDVLQITPPDHHYLDTTDEGGSRGKNWAKAVQKEWKILENGLPESIYVRAFEDRMDLLRLVMVGASGTPYNHGLFFFDLQLPPSYPIAPPQVYYHSFGLRLNPNLYESGTVCLSLLGTFDGEGTELWSPATSSLLQIVVSIQGLVLNAQPYYNEAGYETLVGKPEGHRNALPYSENAYLLTLRTMLHLLRQPPQGFEKFVKEHFHCRGRFVLRTCNVWLQGCVVDDAHATESSRERPCSAGLRLALANVVPSLIAAFTEIGAEGCN, from the exons ATGGACGCCGTGGCGACGGCATCTCCCAGTGTTTACTCGCTAGACCTCGTGAGTTTCGGGCGCGGGGTCCTCGACCGTGGCCTTGTTTTCCTGGACACCAGGATCTCTCTCCCGGTCGACACGTTCGAGATCCTCCGCATCGATGACTCTATCGTGCATAAGAGCGCCGGCGACATCAGGGTGATCGACAGGAGCCACCTGCACCCCGGCCAGGTGGTCGGATCGGCGTCCGACGTCGGCGGCCAGATCGGCATCGTCACCGGCGTTACCACCGTGCTCGACCTGGTCGACTTCGACAAGAGCGGTATGGCGACAAAGGTCCTCAAGGGCGTGTCCCCGTCTAGCCTGCGGCGTGTCAGGAGCCTGAACCTTGGCGACTTCGTCGTGTCCGGGCCGTGGCTCGGCCGGGTCGTGGAGGTGTCAATCGACGTCGATGTGCTGTTCGATGACGGAGCGGTCTGCAGAATCATCGACGCCGAGTCCAAGAAGCTGAAAAGAGTGGATGACGACATGGACAGCAACCGCATGTATCGCCAACAAATGAATAGTCACTTCTACCCGGGTGTCCGCGTCACCGCACCAGACCCTTGTTCCCTCTTCAAGGCGGCATTGTGGCTTAATGGCTACTGGAATCTTGACCGTATAGGAGGCACCGTCATCAAGGTGAAGACGTCTACCGTTCTCGTCTGCTGGATTGCATCGATGCATTGTGGCACAGACAAGGGGCTCATCGATGCATCCGCTCCTCCAGCCTACCAGAATGCGGATGATCTTACGTTCTTCTGTGCCGCATCCAATTGTTGTTGGGGGGTAGCTGATGCCTGCTTTTTTCGTGAACCTAGTTCCACCAAAATCGGCGATGCTAATGGGGATGCAGCTTGTGCTCATGATCAAGacgacaatgaggaggaggaggaggaggaggaggaggaggaggaggagggggaggatgtGACTGATGATGAGTATGAAGAACCAGCTGCTCATGTGTTACCGTCCACGAGGCAGACAGATGTGTGGTTTTATCAGAAACAATTGAGGAAGGTCTTCTTTCAGGGGCACAGACGGGCGAGACGCCCACAAGTCAGGAGGCATGTTGAGGTGGAGTTTCCCATGGTTGTTGCCAAGACCCACACCTCTGTCGACGTGTTGTGGCAGGACGGCACGCGACAACATGGTAGACGTTCAACGACAGTCATCCCCTTTGGTATAGTAAATGAGCACGAGTTCTTCCCAGGGGAGCAAGTCGTTAGCAATATTCTTCCAATTGATGCTGCTGGCGACCATAATAGCATGGCATCTACTATTGCCAACAATCACATTGTTGATGATGGAATTAGATCCACAATGCGTGTGGGCGTCGTCAGGAGCATGCATTCCAAGGACCAGACGGTTCAAGCGTCGTGGTTCAAGGCATCAGTGCGCCCTGACAAGGCTAGGGAGGTCGAGTGCGATGATACCGTGAGCGCGTATGACCTGAAAAGGGACTATGACCACTCTGCTTACTATGGAGATATTGTCATTCGCCTCCTACCATCAAGATCACCCAATGGCAGAAGGGCACCTTTACGCGGCAACACCGATCTTTCATGGGTGGGACGTGTTATTGACGTTCCTAGTGGGTACGTTCAAGTCAAATGGGGTGATGGTAACATATCAATG GTATTGCCCAATGAGATCCTTGTCATCAGGGAGGAGCACTACATGGATCTATGGACTGAAATGGGCCATTGGGTAGAGGacgatggtgtcgacgatgcaccAGAAGAACCGGCTGCTGCGAACATG GACAATGGTCTACGTCATCCAGCCAGGGATAGCGACGTCGAAGGCGGCAACCAGCCAGCAACGAGGACCAGTCTTTTGAGCTTTGCATTTCAGTCTTTGCTCCAATTGACCAGTGACATGGTGGCTCGAGGCAAGGGATACCTGATGAACCAGTGGGTAACACGATCGTCATCACCAAGCACGGAGTTAGCAGTGGCCGCAACGGAGACCACCAATGTTGCCGTGGCCAGGAATGTTGTGGAGCTGAATGGCGACTGCCACAATTTTGCCGAGCGGACGAAGGCTGCAGGCGCTACCAGTTGTTGCAACAAATCATTATGCTTTCCCCGTTTCGATGTACTGCAGATCACCCCTCCGGATCACCACTACCTTGACACTACGGATGAG GGCGGTAGTCGTGGGAAGAATTGGGCCAAAGCAGTGCAAAAGGAATGGAAAATTTTAGAGAACGGCTTACCAG AAAGCATCTATGTGCGAGCGTTCGAAGACCGCATGGATCTACTCCGGTTGGTGATGGTCGGTGCGAGCGGAACACCGTACAATCACGGGCTATTTTTCTTCGACTTGCAGCTGCCACCGTCCTACCCGATTGCGCCACCGCAAGTGTACTACCACTCTTTCGGTCTGCGCCTCAATCCCAACCTCTATGAGTCTGGTACCGTGTGTCTTAGCCTGCTGGGCACATTTGACGGTGAGGGCACCGAGTTATGGTCGCCGGCAACGTCGAGCCTCCTCCAAATCGTTGTCTCCATCCAGGGTCTCGTCCTCAACGCCCAACCATACTACAACGAGGCAGGATATGAGACCCTAGTCGGCAAACCGGAGGGCCATCGCAATGCATTGCCCTACAGTGAGAATGCTTACCTGCTCACCCTTCGAACCATGCTCCACCTTTTGCGTCAGCCACCTCAGGGTTTTGAGAAATTCGTCAAGGAACACTTCCACTGCCGCGGAAGGTTTGTGCTCAGGACATGCAACGTGTGGTTGCAGGGatgtgttgttgatgatgcccatgcCACTGAATCAAGTAGGGAGCGACCATGCTCTGCCGGGTTAAGGCTTGCACTTGCCAATGTGGTGCCGAGCCTCATCGCCGCCTTCACAGAGATTGGCGCCGAGGGGTGCAACTAG